Proteins co-encoded in one Bacteroidota bacterium genomic window:
- a CDS encoding polysaccharide biosynthesis/export family protein, protein MKHFLHVIVVTVLYLFSSCTSGKKLIYFQGNLGSSESNKNYNPVIHTDDLLSVTVMGMDAEVVRPFNLPQQNLNSNLGGYTQGTPPPPGYLVDSEGNIEFPVIGKLKVAGLTRSVIIDSLKNRLKQYVSNPTILIRVLNYKVTVLGEVRNPGTFTIPNERVTLPEALGIAGDLLITGKRKNVLVVRDVDGKKTEYRVDLTSKELFSSPVYYLNQNDVVYVEPNRAKINSSVINPSNAGIVISAVSLVISVLVLISK, encoded by the coding sequence ATGAAGCATTTTCTTCACGTCATTGTTGTAACTGTTTTGTATTTGTTTAGTTCATGTACATCAGGAAAAAAACTTATTTACTTTCAAGGTAATTTGGGTTCAAGTGAAAGCAACAAGAATTATAACCCTGTAATTCATACCGACGATTTATTGTCGGTTACCGTAATGGGTATGGATGCTGAAGTGGTGAGGCCTTTTAATCTTCCGCAACAAAACTTAAACAGCAATTTAGGAGGTTATACGCAAGGTACGCCGCCACCTCCCGGTTATTTAGTAGATTCGGAAGGTAATATAGAATTTCCGGTAATTGGAAAATTAAAAGTAGCCGGTTTAACTCGTTCCGTTATTATTGATTCTTTAAAGAATAGATTGAAACAATATGTCAGTAATCCAACTATCTTAATCAGAGTGTTAAATTATAAGGTAACAGTTTTAGGTGAGGTTCGTAATCCCGGTACGTTTACAATACCAAATGAAAGGGTAACGCTTCCGGAAGCATTAGGTATTGCAGGCGACTTATTAATAACCGGTAAGCGGAAAAATGTTTTAGTAGTGCGGGACGTGGATGGAAAAAAAACAGAGTATAGAGTAGATTTAACTTCCAAGGAATTATTTTCTTCTCCTGTTTATTATTTAAATCAAAATGATGTAGTTTATGTAGAGCCTAATCGTGCAAAAATCAATTCATCGGTGATAAATCCTTCTAACGCAGGAATTGTAATTTCTGCGGTTTCTTTAGTTATCAGTGTACTTGTATTAATCAGTAAATAA
- a CDS encoding helix-turn-helix transcriptional regulator gives MLHLLKIIGRFVLEMRKPAKKKLDPYLVALGERITSLMKERGITQLEMADLLNTKNTQVRRIQRGEVNSTINMLRKIAGILKVKVSELVDLD, from the coding sequence ATGTTGCATTTATTAAAAATAATTGGTAGATTTGTACTCGAAATGCGAAAACCAGCAAAAAAGAAATTAGACCCGTATTTGGTTGCTTTAGGAGAGAGAATTACGTCTCTTATGAAGGAGCGTGGTATTACTCAACTAGAAATGGCAGATTTATTAAACACCAAGAACACTCAAGTGAGACGTATTCAGCGTGGCGAGGTAAATAGTACAATTAATATGCTAAGAAAAATTGCTGGTATATTAAAGGTAAAAGTTAGTGAGCTAGTCGATTTGGATTAG
- a CDS encoding endonuclease domain-containing protein, with protein sequence MSTQLYNKKEIEGFRKNLRNKSTPAESVLWRSLKNRQLERKKFRRQYSVGNYILDFYCLEEKLAIELDGAHHFTEEGIKHDQTREEYLKSIGIRIIRFENSAVFKFHESVLNEIKNNFRINKK encoded by the coding sequence ATGTCTACTCAACTCTATAACAAAAAAGAAATAGAAGGCTTTCGGAAAAATTTACGAAACAAATCTACTCCCGCTGAATCGGTTTTGTGGCGCTCTCTTAAAAACAGACAACTGGAAAGAAAAAAATTCAGACGACAATACAGCGTTGGAAATTACATTCTGGATTTTTATTGCTTAGAAGAAAAATTAGCCATTGAACTCGACGGTGCACATCACTTTACGGAAGAAGGAATTAAACACGACCAAACACGTGAGGAGTATTTAAAGAGTATAGGTATTCGCATAATTAGATTTGAAAATTCCGCTGTTTTTAAATTCCATGAATCCGTATTAAATGAAATCAAAAATAATTTCAGAATAAATAAAAAATAA
- a CDS encoding T9SS type A sorting domain-containing protein: MKKFFFTVILIIISYLGYSQTTYLMNNNTAVNLTCPSTSLFYDSGGAGGNYSNSETYVKTFNAPAGSCLQIQFSSFGTESCCDRLRIYDGPNGASPLIGTFVGTTLPPTIVSSGTSLTFSWTSDGSIVSSGWVATINCLTACSGVPSPGVASSTSNFCGTTGTVNLSSVGATTGCGISYDWQTSSSPTGPWSNIPGAINVNASVTFTTTTYYRMRVQCNSANTVFTNTLMVTPATYTPSCSLSTYVASSIAYSPDAFAGTPTPSTDDVLYNNIAMFGFNFCYGGASYWGGYIASNTSFVFDGIPCFPNILTTTYAAPGIGTGYTIPTAAPVNNTSIPRNAVLGPWHDANPSLGGTIAYATLGTAPNRRFVAKFENVPMYSCGTSSPSIYFTGQIKLFETTNIIEIHIGNKGVCPGWNGGYAVMGLHSYDGLTYIPPVNATAHNRPTQWTMTNTAYRFTSPCANGTGPCAVLPINFKNFYGERVDGINKLTWETALEENVKEFLVEQSYDADKFITIGKVQPKNEAAEYKFDDKNAKPGTINYYRITSVEHNGDRKSTFILPLGDLEADVAVSGVFPNPVKGDFSVSLNSRVMETVEVKVYDMFGKVVKQFNKPLSVGMQKLDFNLVDVASGTYMLEISSPNRGILSQQKLMKVD; encoded by the coding sequence ATGAAGAAGTTTTTTTTTACTGTAATACTAATAATCATTAGTTACTTAGGTTATTCTCAAACAACCTACTTAATGAATAATAATACTGCTGTTAATCTTACCTGTCCATCCACTTCATTGTTTTACGACAGTGGTGGAGCCGGAGGTAACTATAGTAACAGTGAGACCTACGTAAAAACATTTAATGCGCCCGCAGGATCATGTTTGCAAATCCAGTTTAGTTCATTTGGTACAGAATCCTGTTGTGATCGATTAAGGATTTATGACGGACCAAATGGAGCTAGTCCATTGATTGGTACGTTTGTGGGCACAACTTTGCCACCAACCATTGTTTCCAGTGGAACTTCCTTAACTTTCAGTTGGACATCAGATGGTTCTATAGTTAGCTCGGGATGGGTTGCAACGATAAATTGTTTAACAGCATGTTCGGGAGTTCCTAGTCCTGGTGTTGCTTCCTCAACCAGTAATTTTTGTGGAACAACCGGAACAGTAAATCTTTCTTCTGTTGGTGCAACAACCGGTTGTGGAATTAGTTATGATTGGCAAACTTCCTCATCTCCTACTGGTCCATGGTCGAATATTCCTGGCGCTATCAATGTGAATGCGTCCGTAACTTTTACTACCACTACTTATTACAGAATGCGTGTTCAGTGTAATAGTGCAAATACTGTTTTTACTAATACTTTGATGGTTACCCCTGCAACTTATACACCTTCATGTTCACTATCTACTTATGTGGCATCATCAATTGCGTATTCGCCGGATGCTTTTGCAGGAACACCAACTCCAAGTACGGATGATGTTTTGTACAATAACATTGCTATGTTTGGTTTTAATTTTTGTTATGGCGGAGCTTCTTATTGGGGTGGGTATATTGCATCTAATACTTCATTTGTGTTTGATGGCATTCCTTGTTTTCCAAACATACTTACAACCACTTATGCAGCACCGGGAATAGGAACAGGTTATACCATTCCAACAGCTGCTCCGGTTAATAATACATCTATTCCAAGAAATGCTGTTCTTGGTCCTTGGCACGATGCCAATCCGAGTTTGGGAGGAACTATTGCTTACGCTACTTTAGGTACAGCTCCTAATCGTCGTTTTGTGGCGAAGTTTGAAAATGTTCCAATGTACTCCTGTGGCACTTCAAGTCCGAGCATTTATTTTACAGGACAGATAAAGTTATTTGAGACGACTAATATTATTGAAATCCACATTGGTAATAAAGGGGTATGTCCGGGATGGAATGGTGGTTATGCGGTAATGGGTTTACATAGTTACGATGGACTAACTTACATTCCACCTGTAAATGCAACGGCACATAACCGACCAACTCAATGGACGATGACCAATACTGCTTATCGATTTACTTCGCCTTGTGCAAACGGTACAGGTCCATGTGCTGTTTTACCGATTAATTTTAAAAATTTTTATGGAGAGCGAGTAGATGGCATTAATAAGCTAACCTGGGAAACAGCCCTGGAAGAGAATGTAAAGGAGTTTTTAGTGGAGCAATCTTATGATGCTGATAAGTTTATTACTATTGGTAAAGTGCAACCAAAAAACGAGGCAGCCGAGTATAAATTTGATGATAAAAATGCAAAGCCGGGTACTATCAATTATTACCGCATCACTTCTGTAGAACATAACGGTGATCGTAAAAGTACATTCATTTTACCGCTTGGTGATTTAGAAGCTGATGTGGCAGTGTCGGGAGTTTTTCCTAATCCTGTAAAAGGTGATTTCAGCGTAAGCTTAAATTCACGTGTTATGGAAACTGTAGAAGTAAAAGTATATGATATGTTTGGTAAAGTTGTAAAGCAATTTAATAAACCATTAAGCGTTGGAATGCAAAAACTCGATTTTAATTTAGTTGATGTAGCATCCGGTACTTATATGTTAGAAATCAGTTCACCAAACAGAGGTATACTGTCTCAACAGAAATTGATGAAGGTCGATTGA
- a CDS encoding IS1380 family transposase yields the protein MKTHGKHITPFGGIVPILKQINGFGIPQTIRKSLGIRRKQCAYDYKDIILSWVLTNFCGGLRLDHISEIGRNISIVNKLGLKIPSHDTLGRSFKSLATKTVTKAGKGHHEKVSIGKYNDNLPLNHLLVSATKKTKLLKEGLSYTLDMDSTIIPTECYESNKSYIYENGIHPMVCSIGKLPVFITMRSGNVSPQAEIKETLMKSIDILSKHKIKVGKVRMDSAGYSVNALRYLDEQNIKFYVCGRQTQSVMHTIKYKKKWQPATFKSANRTIKCESTSVYHELRNEKREYRIAVIRTKKNSKKKQEWITEGKYSYKLIITNDFESSEEDIMHFYNQRGSAERNFDVLKNHHGWKYPPFSFLNQNLVFLIIGALSNNIYQAIIAQLNELKPSLKLGNMRLEKFKRKFINAICQYVNGNFDLRSIKIAFEKIA from the coding sequence ATGAAAACCCATGGGAAACATATAACACCCTTTGGTGGTATTGTGCCAATCCTAAAGCAAATCAACGGATTTGGGATTCCACAAACCATCCGAAAGTCCCTTGGGATAAGAAGAAAGCAATGCGCCTACGATTACAAAGACATTATTTTGTCGTGGGTACTAACTAATTTCTGTGGTGGATTACGTCTTGACCATATTTCAGAAATAGGCAGAAACATTTCTATTGTCAATAAACTCGGATTAAAAATTCCTAGCCATGACACATTAGGAAGGAGTTTTAAAAGTTTGGCAACAAAGACTGTAACTAAAGCTGGTAAAGGACATCATGAAAAAGTATCTATTGGAAAATACAATGATAATTTACCATTAAACCACTTGTTAGTATCAGCTACTAAGAAAACCAAATTATTAAAAGAAGGATTAAGTTATACATTGGATATGGATTCAACCATTATTCCAACTGAGTGTTACGAATCAAACAAATCATATATATATGAAAACGGAATTCATCCAATGGTTTGTTCAATTGGAAAACTACCTGTATTTATAACGATGCGTAGTGGAAATGTTTCTCCCCAAGCTGAAATAAAGGAAACTTTGATGAAGTCAATTGATATCTTATCAAAACATAAAATAAAAGTTGGTAAGGTAAGGATGGATTCTGCTGGATACAGCGTAAATGCCTTACGTTATTTGGATGAACAGAATATTAAGTTTTATGTGTGCGGAAGACAAACTCAATCCGTAATGCATACTATTAAATACAAAAAGAAATGGCAGCCTGCTACATTCAAATCAGCTAATAGAACAATCAAATGTGAAAGCACATCAGTATATCATGAATTAAGGAATGAGAAGAGAGAATACAGAATAGCTGTAATTAGAACAAAGAAAAATTCAAAGAAAAAGCAAGAATGGATTACTGAAGGGAAGTATAGCTATAAATTAATTATAACAAACGATTTTGAGTCTTCAGAAGAGGATATTATGCACTTTTATAATCAAAGAGGTAGTGCGGAGAGAAATTTTGATGTATTAAAGAATCATCATGGCTGGAAGTATCCACCATTTTCGTTTTTGAATCAGAATTTGGTGTTCTTAATAATTGGAGCATTATCAAACAATATTTATCAAGCTATTATAGCTCAATTGAACGAGTTGAAACCTAGTTTAAAATTGGGCAATATGAGATTAGAAAAATTTAAGAGAAAATTTATAAATGCAATTTGTCAGTACGTAAATGGCAATTTTGATTTAAGAAGTATAAAAATCGCTTTCGAAAAAATTGCTTAA
- a CDS encoding polysaccharide biosynthesis tyrosine autokinase, with protein sequence MEAEQQNYTGNEAQESSLKDVLLKYLFRWPWFVVSVIVCLALGFVYLRYQTPMYEVNASILIKDDKKGGSISDELSAFEDLGILKNSKNIDNEIEILKSRSLMSLVVKELKLNVQYFSYGRPIEHERYFDSPFIANYILNDSTRNVTGNWIVYAENEKEFVFKDGKTEVVIGNYKFGDAIDMPFGKLIITTTKFISPSYLQKDFRIVINPINAVVDRYIASIKVSPVNKTSNAITISLRDALPDKAAAIVDNLIKQHNLDAIADKNQVSLNTYNFISERIKFIAQELNEVEGSAEEFKSKHKLVDVKTDGELFLETGSESEKNLLEANTQMQIAAFMVDYLAKHQDLTDLIPSNMGITDIPLSNQIIEFNKLVLERSRLMKYSGEKNPVVSNLESQIIGLRMAIGASLNNYKSSLEIRVRELGKKENEINSKISTVPKFEREYRNIQRQQQIKEALYLYLLQKREETNIALAVTVANAKIIDYAYSNGAVVAPKKQIIYLSSFLIGLIFPVILMYILEMMDTKVHSKKDIDAIQVPFIGDIPLADDVKKVVVSRGSNSSIAEAFRLLRTNLDFVLGSNNAASKTIFVTSTMGKEGKSFIALNLASAIALSGKKVILVGMDLRAPKILKYLELNDKEGLTNYISDTSIDIKSVIFPSPFTEHLDILPSGAIPPNPAELLMHQRVIDMFDYVKSNYDYVVVDTAPVGMVTDTLLISKFADAFVFVVRANVLDKRLLSVAESVYKDKRLPNMAVLLNGTGHKKGYGYGYGYGYGYGYGYGYGQYGYGNKVEKKSFLKKLLSKSEEEE encoded by the coding sequence ATGGAAGCAGAGCAACAAAATTATACGGGCAATGAGGCTCAGGAAAGCAGTCTTAAAGATGTTTTATTAAAGTATTTGTTTCGCTGGCCATGGTTCGTTGTTAGCGTAATTGTATGCCTTGCATTAGGCTTTGTTTATCTGCGCTATCAAACGCCAATGTATGAGGTAAACGCAAGTATTTTAATTAAGGATGATAAAAAGGGCGGTAGCATATCGGATGAATTAAGTGCCTTCGAAGATTTGGGTATTTTGAAGAATAGTAAGAATATCGATAATGAGATTGAAATTTTAAAATCACGTTCCTTAATGTCTCTTGTTGTGAAGGAACTTAAGCTTAATGTACAGTATTTTTCTTATGGCCGTCCTATCGAACATGAACGCTATTTTGATTCCCCATTTATCGCTAATTATATTCTAAACGATTCAACACGTAACGTTACCGGAAACTGGATTGTTTATGCGGAAAATGAAAAGGAATTTGTATTTAAGGATGGTAAAACTGAGGTCGTAATAGGAAATTATAAGTTCGGTGATGCTATTGATATGCCATTCGGAAAATTGATCATCACTACAACTAAATTCATTTCGCCGTCTTATTTACAAAAGGATTTCCGAATAGTTATTAATCCGATCAATGCTGTTGTGGATCGTTATATAGCCTCCATAAAGGTTAGTCCGGTTAATAAAACATCAAATGCAATCACAATCTCGTTACGAGATGCTTTACCGGATAAAGCGGCAGCAATAGTTGATAATTTAATAAAGCAACACAATTTGGATGCGATTGCAGATAAAAATCAAGTTAGTTTAAATACTTACAATTTTATTTCTGAGCGAATTAAATTTATAGCTCAGGAGTTGAATGAAGTGGAGGGATCGGCTGAAGAATTTAAAAGCAAACATAAGTTAGTTGATGTAAAAACGGATGGTGAGTTGTTTTTGGAAACAGGAAGTGAAAGTGAAAAGAATTTATTGGAGGCAAATACACAAATGCAAATCGCTGCATTTATGGTAGATTATCTTGCAAAACATCAGGATTTAACAGATTTAATCCCATCCAATATGGGAATTACCGACATTCCTTTATCTAATCAGATAATTGAGTTCAATAAATTGGTTCTTGAACGCAGTAGATTAATGAAATATTCAGGAGAGAAAAATCCTGTTGTAAGTAATTTGGAATCGCAGATTATTGGATTACGTATGGCAATTGGAGCAAGTTTGAATAATTATAAAAGCTCTTTGGAAATTCGTGTACGTGAATTGGGTAAAAAAGAAAATGAAATTAACTCAAAAATAAGTACGGTTCCGAAATTTGAAAGAGAGTATAGAAATATTCAACGTCAGCAACAAATTAAGGAAGCATTGTATTTATATTTATTGCAAAAGAGAGAGGAAACAAACATTGCATTGGCGGTAACGGTGGCGAATGCTAAAATAATTGATTATGCCTATAGTAACGGGGCAGTAGTTGCTCCTAAAAAACAAATTATCTACTTGTCTTCGTTTTTAATTGGATTGATATTCCCGGTTATACTCATGTATATTTTAGAAATGATGGACACTAAAGTACATAGCAAGAAAGATATTGATGCTATTCAGGTTCCATTTATTGGAGATATTCCGCTTGCCGACGATGTAAAGAAAGTGGTGGTATCGCGTGGTAGCAATTCCAGCATTGCAGAAGCGTTTCGATTATTGCGTACGAATCTTGATTTTGTATTAGGTAGTAATAATGCAGCCAGTAAAACAATTTTCGTCACTTCCACTATGGGAAAAGAAGGAAAATCTTTTATCGCATTAAATTTAGCATCAGCGATTGCTTTATCGGGTAAAAAAGTAATTTTAGTAGGAATGGATTTACGTGCGCCAAAAATTCTAAAATATTTGGAACTAAACGATAAAGAGGGATTAACAAATTATATTTCGGACACTAGTATTGATATTAAATCTGTTATTTTTCCGTCTCCATTTACGGAACACTTGGATATTTTACCTTCCGGAGCTATTCCGCCAAACCCCGCAGAGTTATTAATGCATCAGCGCGTGATTGACATGTTCGATTATGTGAAATCAAATTATGACTACGTGGTAGTGGATACAGCACCGGTAGGAATGGTTACTGATACTCTATTGATAAGTAAATTCGCTGATGCTTTTGTGTTTGTTGTTCGGGCCAATGTATTAGACAAGCGTTTATTAAGTGTAGCGGAAAGTGTTTATAAGGATAAACGCTTACCGAATATGGCAGTATTGCTTAATGGAACCGGACATAAGAAAGGCTACGGTTATGGCTATGGCTATGGTTATGGCTACGGTTATGGTTACGGCTATGGGCAATATGGTTACGGTAATAAAGTGGAAAAAAAGAGCTTTCTTAAAAAATTATTATCAAAAAGCGAAGAGGAAGAATAA
- a CDS encoding SocA family protein: MERRRKKSLQALSYLANKTDDKSINRMKAIKLLWIADKYHLLKYGRTILKDNYHALPHGPVCSDTKDISHCTEEYVCEYIEKSGQHAIKALKDFDASLFSKTDLEVLDLVWKEFGKFDQFKLEKITHEYPEWKKFEDRLNDANRPNSYKMNLNDFFNLPEPTGKNMASFFHSIPKEMIEESKATIGLRKKFEQV; this comes from the coding sequence ATGGAAAGACGAAGAAAAAAGTCACTACAAGCTTTAAGTTATCTTGCTAATAAGACTGATGATAAATCTATCAACAGAATGAAAGCAATAAAGCTTTTATGGATTGCAGATAAATATCACTTATTGAAGTATGGTAGAACAATTTTAAAAGACAATTATCATGCATTACCTCATGGTCCTGTATGTAGTGATACAAAAGACATTTCGCATTGTACAGAAGAATATGTATGTGAATACATTGAAAAATCAGGTCAGCATGCAATCAAAGCATTAAAAGACTTTGACGCATCGTTATTCTCGAAAACAGATTTAGAAGTATTAGATTTAGTTTGGAAAGAATTCGGAAAATTTGACCAATTCAAGTTAGAGAAAATCACGCACGAGTATCCAGAATGGAAAAAATTCGAGGATAGATTAAATGATGCTAATCGTCCGAACAGTTATAAAATGAATTTAAATGATTTCTTCAATTTACCTGAACCAACTGGGAAAAATATGGCAAGTTTTTTTCATTCAATTCCAAAAGAAATGATTGAAGAATCAAAAGCTACAATAGGTCTTAGAAAAAAATTCGAGCAAGTTTAG
- a CDS encoding DUF2130 domain-containing protein, translating into METKNTIKCPYCNKNLETSIVSEFETSIRKDLDAEYNERLTDLRISIRNEIYREAFMKTKEREGVIIDLKQKIEEMKRKLEQGSMQAQGEAQEQALEALLKELHPTDEILEVKKGQCGADLIHVVKTQSGHEIGKILYESKNTQAFSEGWISKMKSDNLNSKCDILIIVTKTMPKDIKGNFGVKDGVWICTYNAVKDLTLVLRFGLLKMQSVLIKQEGKQVKSELLYEYLTSEQFKNLYESILTSFNKLEDTYSSEQTKLKKLWAERAKILQLSKANAIEMYGTIKGIAGSAIPEIEMLELKQAS; encoded by the coding sequence ATGGAAACGAAAAACACAATTAAATGCCCGTACTGCAATAAAAACTTAGAAACATCAATTGTTTCTGAATTTGAAACATCTATTAGAAAAGATTTAGATGCAGAGTACAACGAACGCCTTACTGATTTACGAATTTCAATTCGAAATGAAATATATCGTGAGGCTTTTATGAAAACAAAAGAAAGAGAAGGTGTAATAATTGACCTTAAACAGAAGATTGAAGAGATGAAGCGTAAACTGGAACAAGGTTCAATGCAAGCACAAGGCGAAGCGCAAGAACAAGCACTAGAAGCCTTGTTAAAAGAACTTCATCCTACAGATGAAATCCTTGAAGTCAAAAAGGGACAATGTGGAGCAGATTTAATTCATGTTGTCAAAACACAAAGTGGACATGAAATCGGCAAAATTTTGTACGAGTCAAAAAACACACAAGCCTTTTCTGAGGGATGGATTTCAAAGATGAAATCTGACAACTTGAATTCTAAATGCGACATCCTAATCATTGTAACCAAAACAATGCCTAAAGACATCAAAGGGAATTTTGGTGTAAAAGATGGGGTATGGATTTGCACTTATAATGCGGTTAAGGATTTAACGCTTGTATTAAGATTTGGTTTATTAAAAATGCAATCAGTTTTGATTAAGCAAGAAGGTAAACAAGTAAAGAGCGAATTACTTTATGAGTACTTGACTTCAGAGCAATTCAAAAACTTATACGAGTCAATTCTTACAAGCTTTAACAAGCTAGAAGATACTTACAGTTCAGAACAAACAAAACTAAAGAAGCTTTGGGCAGAACGAGCAAAAATTCTACAATTATCGAAAGCTAATGCAATTGAAATGTATGGTACAATCAAAGGAATTGCTGGGTCGGCTATCCCAGAAATTGAAATGCTTGAATTAAAGCAAGCGAGTTAA
- a CDS encoding helix-turn-helix transcriptional regulator translates to MAKEKDILVRIGDILQKKARQKYKSNVELANIANVSEGTIRRIFNGNQNTSVKLLKSVCSALDIKLSDLFKEVGA, encoded by the coding sequence ATGGCTAAGGAAAAAGACATACTTGTGCGGATTGGGGATATTCTTCAAAAGAAAGCTCGCCAGAAGTATAAATCGAATGTTGAGTTAGCTAATATTGCCAATGTAAGTGAGGGAACAATCCGAAGAATATTTAACGGAAATCAGAACACCTCCGTAAAATTACTTAAAAGTGTTTGTTCCGCTTTGGATATAAAACTTTCCGATTTGTTTAAAGAGGTTGGAGCCTAA